Part of the Tissierellales bacterium genome is shown below.
AATCCAACATAACTAAGCCATGGACTCCATGAAATATAATAAAAAAATCCAATCAATATAGATTGCCATACACTAATGTTCATAGAAAATCCTCCTTATATAATTTTATTGAAACAAAAACTTACCTTACCTTATAAATATTTTTGTATTTCTATCTTCTTTGCATCTGGGACAATCTGTATAAAAACGTTAACATTTCGTTCAATTAATTTTCTAAATATTAGTTTTTCATCCTGAGAAACCGAAATATTTTTATACAAAGATTTTCTTCCTGGTTTAGCTCCCATGCCTCCAACATTTAATTCCTTTATTTGTATCCCATTATCTATAAGGCTAAGAACAGTATCTGGGTATTTAACAAGTACCATTATTTTATCTCCTTCATCTTCTCCCTTTAACAGCTTTACTGCTTCCTCGATACCATGAACATCTACTTTAACCGTAGATGGAGCTGCTATTTTTAGAACCTTAGCCATAAATGGATCACTAGCCACTTCATCATCTACTACTAAAATTCTATTTGCTGATGTTACCTTTGACCACGCAGTAATAACCTGACCATGAATTAACCTATCATCTACCCTTGTAAAAACTATATTCTTCATTTTTATTCCCCCTACTAAATATTTAAAATATCAAGTATAATTAAAATTCTTATGATATTCCTAGGCAATAAGATAATTTACCTAAGAATATCTAAAATAATATTTCACCTTAATCTTTAGCACAAATCCTGTTTTATATCTTTTATACTTTCCTTTCCTATTTTTAAACAATGATTCTTTAAATCAGACAAATTAAGTTCATCCCTGTTTAAAAAAGCCTCTAAAACAATAGGTAAATTAACCCCACTTATACATTCTAATTTAATTGAATTATTCAATTTATTTAAATTCTTTGCAATAGTATTGAAAGGACTCCCTCCATATAAGTCAACAAAGACCAAGACCCCTTCTTTACTACTAAGGTTTTCTATTTGATCCAATACATTAGATTCAAATTCCTCAATGTTACTTCCATGTTTAAGTCCTAATGCTTTATAATTGTCCTGAGATCCAATAATTAACTCAGCACTTTTAATTACTTCTTTAGAAAGATCTCCATGGGTCACCACTAATATGCCAATCATAATACATCCCTCTCCATCAAAAGTTTTAGTTTAATTATTGCCTATATTTATCATAATTTTCCCAAAGAAAATATTCCTTTTATATATCTTTTCAAAGGTTTCTGGAAGTTCATCAAGTGTTATGCGGTGAGTTACAAATGGCGAAATTTTAAGTTCCCCTTTTCTCATATAATGGATAGCACTTGTCCATTCTCTCCCTGGAAAAGGATAAGAATTTCCAAACCAAGTCCCCTTTACAGTTAATTCATTTCTAAGAATCTTTTCAAAATATACTCTTGAAATCTTTACATCACTATAAGGTACACCCGCATATAAAACAGTCCCTCCTTTCCGTGGAAAAGATAATACTTGAGCAGAAGTTAATGGAGTACCGGCAGATTCTATTGCTACATCTACTCCTTTTAAATCTGTAATCTGTTTAACCTTTTCCACACTATCAACCTT
Proteins encoded:
- a CDS encoding PTS sugar transporter subunit IIB, giving the protein MKNIVFTRVDDRLIHGQVITAWSKVTSANRILVVDDEVASDPFMAKVLKIAAPSTVKVDVHGIEEAVKLLKGEDEGDKIMVLVKYPDTVLSLIDNGIQIKELNVGGMGAKPGRKSLYKNISVSQDEKLIFRKLIERNVNVFIQIVPDAKKIEIQKYL
- a CDS encoding PTS sugar transporter subunit IIA yields the protein MIGILVVTHGDLSKEVIKSAELIIGSQDNYKALGLKHGSNIEEFESNVLDQIENLSSKEGVLVFVDLYGGSPFNTIAKNLNKLNNSIKLECISGVNLPIVLEAFLNRDELNLSDLKNHCLKIGKESIKDIKQDLC